One region of Lusitaniella coriacea LEGE 07157 genomic DNA includes:
- a CDS encoding lysophospholipid acyltransferase family protein, with protein MDKTREPRVSLGLYHLFKWSVVSPMLHTYFRGRIYGAQNVPQEGALVVAINHASYFDPPIVSNCVGRPVAFMAKEELFEIPLFNQGIRLYGAYPVKRSAADRSAIRSAIAALQEGWAAGIFLTGTRSPDAKITDPKLGAAMIAAKTQSPLLPVSLWGTEEILVKGSSIPRPVPITVRIGEPIAPPHSTKREELEAVTQNCAAIINQMHDLGR; from the coding sequence GTGGATAAAACGCGAGAACCGCGAGTTAGCTTGGGTTTATACCATCTTTTCAAGTGGTCGGTGGTCAGTCCCATGCTGCATACCTATTTTCGGGGACGAATTTATGGGGCGCAAAATGTTCCCCAGGAAGGAGCTTTAGTGGTGGCGATCAATCACGCCAGTTACTTCGATCCGCCGATTGTTTCCAATTGCGTGGGTCGTCCCGTCGCATTTATGGCAAAAGAAGAGTTATTTGAGATTCCGCTATTTAATCAGGGAATTCGTTTGTACGGCGCGTATCCCGTTAAACGCAGTGCAGCAGATCGCAGTGCGATTCGATCCGCGATCGCGGCACTTCAAGAAGGGTGGGCTGCTGGAATTTTCTTGACGGGGACGCGATCGCCCGATGCCAAGATTACCGACCCAAAATTGGGAGCGGCAATGATTGCGGCTAAAACGCAATCGCCCTTGCTCCCCGTGAGTCTGTGGGGAACCGAGGAAATTTTAGTTAAAGGCTCGTCAATTCCCCGTCCCGTCCCCATTACCGTTCGCATCGGAGAACCGATCGCGCCCCCCCATTCCACCAAACGGGAAGAATTAGAAGCAGTTACCCAGAACTGTGCTGCTATTATTAACCAAATGCACGATCTGGGGCGGTAG
- a CDS encoding aspartate aminotransferase family protein, producing the protein MSPETLLQDPSSTPSSDSGGAFAPDRFDTYVMKTYGRFPIALERGEGCRVWDTQGREYLDFVAGIATCTLGHAHPALIEAVTQQIQKLHHVSNLYYIPEQGQLAEWIVKHSCANRVFFCNSGAEANEAAIKLVRKYAHTVQQLEQPVILTAKASFHGRTLATITATGQPKYQKYFDPLVPGFEYVPYNDLEALENTIADLDEGNRRVSAIFLEPLQGEGGVNPGDLEYFQEVRRICDETEILLVLDEVQVGMGRTGKFWGYENLGIEPDIFTSAKGLAGGIPIGAMMCKESCAVFEPGNHASTFGGNPFACGTSLAVAQTLEKENLLENAQVRGEQLRENCRAIAQQYPKIFTAVRGWGLINGMEINAEIELSAIDLVKAAMDEGLLLVPAGPKVLRFVPPLIVSKEEVEQATQILAKVVAKIAS; encoded by the coding sequence GTGAGTCCAGAAACCCTCCTTCAAGATCCCTCCTCTACGCCCTCTAGCGATTCCGGTGGTGCGTTTGCGCCAGATCGCTTTGACACCTACGTAATGAAGACCTACGGGCGCTTCCCCATTGCCCTAGAACGAGGCGAGGGCTGTCGCGTTTGGGATACCCAAGGACGGGAATATCTAGACTTCGTGGCGGGGATTGCCACTTGTACCCTCGGTCACGCACACCCTGCTTTAATTGAAGCCGTAACGCAACAAATTCAGAAGTTGCACCACGTTTCCAATTTGTATTACATTCCCGAACAGGGTCAATTGGCGGAATGGATTGTCAAGCATTCCTGTGCAAATCGCGTTTTTTTCTGCAACTCCGGTGCAGAGGCGAACGAAGCGGCGATTAAGTTAGTGCGGAAATACGCTCATACCGTTCAGCAACTCGAACAGCCTGTCATCCTGACGGCAAAAGCCAGTTTCCACGGACGCACCCTCGCCACGATTACCGCCACGGGACAACCCAAATACCAAAAATACTTCGATCCCCTCGTACCGGGGTTTGAATACGTTCCCTACAACGATTTAGAAGCCCTTGAGAATACCATTGCCGATCTCGATGAAGGAAACCGTCGCGTGAGTGCGATCTTTCTCGAACCGCTTCAGGGAGAGGGTGGCGTAAATCCTGGCGATCTTGAATATTTCCAGGAGGTGCGGAGAATTTGTGATGAAACGGAAATTTTGTTAGTTCTTGATGAAGTTCAAGTGGGTATGGGACGAACGGGTAAGTTCTGGGGTTACGAAAATTTGGGAATCGAACCGGATATCTTTACCAGTGCCAAGGGATTGGCGGGAGGAATTCCCATCGGTGCAATGATGTGCAAAGAATCTTGTGCTGTTTTTGAACCGGGAAATCACGCCAGTACGTTTGGGGGAAATCCCTTCGCCTGCGGGACATCGCTTGCGGTGGCGCAAACCTTGGAAAAGGAGAATTTGTTGGAGAATGCCCAGGTACGGGGGGAACAGTTAAGGGAGAATTGTCGCGCGATCGCGCAACAATATCCTAAAATCTTCACAGCCGTACGCGGTTGGGGTTTGATTAATGGCATGGAAATTAATGCCGAGATTGAATTATCCGCGATCGATCTCGTCAAAGCAGCAATGGATGAAGGCTTATTATTAGTCCCTGCGGGCCCTAAAGTTTTGCGCTTTGTTCCGCCGTTAATCGTATCAAAAGAAGAGGTCGAACAAGCCACACAAATTCTTGCGAAGGTTGTGGCAAAGATTGCGAGTTAG
- a CDS encoding Get3/ArsA fold putative tail anchor-mediating ATPase NosAFP → MAQLLTFLGKGGVGRTTIAIAAAKKLAGQGARVLLAAQDPSPAFGVLLGATPSGDPQTIEANLSVVQLQSTLLLEKAWEEVKQLEAKYLRSPTLRNVYGQELSILPGMDTALALNAIREYNKSGLYDVIIYDGSGHLTELRMLGIPETASWYIRRFRQVFLDSDLGQAISPFVQPVTAAIFNTSWSFDNLAEQPTNEANSLLNDGKAAIADPSQIAVYLVTTRDRAAQAMAKYLWGSAQQVGVTVAGVLLNSSEGAPSSEVSAEFAPLPITSLPQRSGDEWQPLIDALPNLRETTNAPKPLSIDVANRQVRIFLPGFDKNQVKLTQYGPEITVEAGDQRRNIELPASLRGQGVKGAKFQDGYLIVSF, encoded by the coding sequence ATGGCTCAGTTATTAACCTTTTTAGGGAAAGGCGGCGTAGGTCGCACGACAATCGCGATCGCGGCAGCAAAAAAATTAGCCGGACAAGGGGCGCGCGTTCTCTTAGCAGCCCAAGACCCCAGTCCCGCATTCGGAGTGCTTTTGGGTGCAACACCAAGCGGCGATCCCCAAACGATTGAAGCGAATCTTTCCGTCGTTCAATTACAATCTACCCTGCTGTTAGAAAAGGCTTGGGAAGAAGTCAAGCAACTCGAAGCGAAGTATTTGCGATCTCCCACCTTGAGAAATGTCTACGGACAGGAATTGAGCATTTTGCCGGGAATGGATACCGCACTCGCCCTCAACGCCATCCGAGAATACAATAAGTCCGGTCTTTATGATGTGATTATTTATGACGGTTCGGGACATTTAACCGAATTGCGAATGTTGGGAATTCCCGAAACTGCAAGTTGGTATATTCGCCGTTTTCGTCAGGTTTTTCTCGATTCCGATTTGGGTCAAGCCATTTCTCCCTTCGTTCAACCTGTAACTGCCGCGATCTTCAATACCTCTTGGTCTTTTGATAATTTAGCCGAACAGCCCACCAATGAGGCGAATTCGCTGTTGAATGATGGGAAAGCAGCAATTGCCGACCCCAGCCAAATTGCCGTCTATTTGGTTACCACGCGCGATCGCGCGGCACAAGCAATGGCAAAATACCTTTGGGGAAGCGCCCAACAAGTGGGAGTAACCGTTGCGGGCGTTCTGTTGAATTCTTCCGAAGGTGCGCCCTCAAGCGAGGTTAGTGCTGAATTTGCTCCCCTTCCCATTACCTCCCTCCCCCAGCGTTCCGGGGACGAATGGCAGCCTCTCATCGACGCGCTGCCCAATTTACGAGAAACCACCAACGCACCCAAACCCCTATCCATCGATGTGGCAAATCGCCAAGTTCGCATCTTTCTTCCCGGTTTTGACAAAAACCAAGTTAAATTGACTCAATACGGCCCAGAAATCACTGTTGAAGCGGGGGATCAGCGACGCAATATCGAACTGCCTGCATCCTTGCGCGGTCAAGGGGTGAAGGGGGCAAAATTCCAAGATGGGTATTTGATTGTTTCATTTTAG
- the petP gene encoding cytochrome b6f subunit PetP, with the protein MEIGKKVKVYRLRDRVSQQVAGKLGKVGIVKGYKMTDGSGVGVVVEFKDKTSTWFFDDELKSV; encoded by the coding sequence ATGGAAATCGGGAAGAAAGTCAAAGTTTATCGCCTTAGAGATCGGGTATCTCAACAAGTTGCTGGCAAATTGGGCAAGGTTGGTATCGTAAAAGGATACAAAATGACCGATGGCAGTGGTGTCGGCGTTGTTGTTGAATTTAAAGACAAAACCTCGACTTGGTTCTTTGACGACGAACTTAAATCCGTTTAA
- the fusA gene encoding elongation factor G: MARTIPLEKVRNIGIAAHIDAGKTTTTERILFYSGMVHKIGEVHDGTAVTDWMEQERERGITITAAAISTSWNDHRINIIDTPGHVDFTIEVERSMRVLDGVIAVFCSVGGVQPQSETVWRQANRYQVPRIGFINKMDRSGANFFKVYEQIRDRLRANAVPIQIPIGSEVDFKGIVDLVQMRARIYTNDLGTDTEDVEIPEEVKTLAEEYRLKLIEAVAEVDEDLLEKYMAEEPFTDEEICTALRKGTIRGSIMPLLCGSAFKNKGVQLLLDAVVDYLPSPPEVPAIKGILPDGTEAERQADDNEPFSALAFKIASDKYGRMTFLRVYSGVLEKGSYIYNSTKDEKERISRLIVLKSNDRIDVDELRAGDLGAALGLKDTITGDTLCDDKKPIILESLFIPEPVISVAVEPKTKADIEKLSKALQSLSDEDPTFRVSINHETNQTVIAGMGELHLEILVDRMLREFKVEANIGQPQVAYRETIRKDAKAEGKFIRQSGGKGQYGHVVLNAEPGDAGSGFEFVSKIVGGSIPREYIPAVEQGIKECCESGILAGYPLIDLKVTLVDGSYHDVDSSEMAFKIAGSMGIRNAVTKASPALLEPMMKVEVEVPENFIGDVIGDLNSRRGQVEGMNTEEGVSKVAAKVPLAEMFGYATDIRSKTQGRGIFSMEFSHYDEVPRHVAEAIIAKSKGNA, encoded by the coding sequence GTGGCACGTACTATCCCGCTGGAGAAGGTTCGCAATATTGGAATCGCAGCGCACATAGATGCGGGTAAGACAACAACAACAGAACGTATCCTGTTCTATTCAGGAATGGTTCACAAAATTGGCGAAGTTCACGACGGAACCGCCGTAACAGATTGGATGGAACAGGAGCGAGAACGGGGTATTACCATCACTGCTGCTGCTATCAGTACAAGTTGGAACGATCACCGGATCAACATCATTGATACGCCCGGTCACGTTGACTTCACCATCGAAGTAGAACGCTCAATGCGCGTTCTCGATGGCGTGATTGCCGTATTCTGTTCCGTAGGAGGTGTCCAACCCCAATCTGAAACCGTCTGGCGACAAGCAAACCGCTATCAAGTTCCCAGAATCGGCTTCATTAACAAAATGGACCGCAGTGGGGCAAACTTCTTTAAAGTCTACGAGCAAATCAGAGATCGTCTGCGAGCCAATGCCGTTCCCATTCAAATACCCATTGGGAGCGAAGTAGACTTCAAAGGGATTGTAGACCTCGTTCAAATGCGTGCCAGAATCTATACCAACGATTTGGGAACAGACACTGAAGACGTAGAAATTCCAGAAGAAGTCAAGACATTAGCAGAAGAATATCGACTTAAATTAATTGAAGCCGTTGCTGAAGTTGATGAAGACTTGTTAGAGAAGTACATGGCAGAAGAACCATTTACGGACGAAGAAATTTGTACCGCCTTGCGGAAAGGTACAATTAGAGGCTCAATTATGCCTTTGCTGTGTGGTTCTGCCTTTAAAAACAAAGGCGTTCAACTTCTTCTCGATGCAGTGGTTGATTATCTTCCCTCCCCCCCTGAAGTCCCAGCTATTAAAGGGATATTACCTGATGGAACCGAAGCAGAACGGCAAGCTGATGACAACGAACCCTTCTCTGCTCTGGCATTTAAGATTGCCTCAGACAAATACGGGCGCATGACTTTCTTGCGGGTCTACTCCGGAGTTCTGGAAAAAGGAAGTTATATCTATAACTCCACCAAAGACGAAAAAGAGCGGATTTCTCGCCTGATTGTCCTCAAATCTAACGACCGCATCGACGTAGACGAATTGCGGGCAGGGGACTTAGGAGCGGCTCTAGGCTTGAAAGATACGATTACAGGGGATACGCTGTGCGACGACAAAAAACCCATCATTTTGGAATCGCTGTTTATTCCCGAACCCGTCATCTCTGTCGCTGTAGAACCCAAAACCAAAGCAGATATCGAGAAACTCTCGAAAGCTCTTCAATCGCTCTCCGATGAAGATCCCACTTTCCGCGTTAGTATCAACCACGAAACCAATCAAACGGTAATTGCTGGGATGGGCGAATTGCACCTCGAAATCCTAGTTGACCGGATGTTGCGGGAATTCAAGGTAGAAGCTAATATCGGTCAGCCTCAAGTCGCTTACCGGGAAACAATTCGGAAAGATGCTAAAGCAGAAGGCAAATTTATTCGTCAGAGTGGCGGTAAAGGTCAGTACGGTCACGTCGTACTCAACGCCGAACCGGGAGACGCAGGCAGTGGTTTTGAGTTCGTTTCCAAAATTGTCGGCGGTTCCATCCCTAGAGAATATATTCCGGCGGTCGAGCAAGGGATCAAAGAGTGCTGCGAATCCGGTATTCTAGCGGGATATCCTCTCATTGACCTAAAAGTCACCTTAGTTGATGGGTCTTACCACGATGTAGACTCTTCGGAGATGGCTTTCAAAATTGCGGGTTCGATGGGAATTCGGAATGCTGTCACCAAAGCATCGCCAGCTCTATTGGAACCAATGATGAAAGTCGAAGTTGAAGTTCCCGAAAACTTCATCGGAGATGTAATCGGGGACCTCAATTCCCGTCGAGGTCAAGTCGAAGGGATGAATACGGAAGAGGGTGTTTCCAAAGTTGCTGCTAAAGTTCCTTTGGCAGAAATGTTTGGTTACGCTACAGATATCCGCTCCAAAACTCAAGGTCGGGGTATCTTCTCAATGGAGTTCAGTCATTACGATGAGGTGCCTCGTCATGTGGCTGAGGCTATTATTGCTAAAAGTAAAGGGAACGCATAA
- a CDS encoding cupin domain-containing protein, with product MVQIKQKEDTSATNFSLPVSVSSNGSMISDSRPWGTYTILEEGRGYKIKRIEVKPGHRLSLQMHHHRSEHWIVVSGTAKVTCGETVKILSSNQSSYVPQCTSHRLENPGVINLVLIEVQNGEYLGEDDIIRFQDDYARS from the coding sequence ATGGTTCAAATTAAACAAAAAGAAGATACTTCAGCGACCAACTTCTCCTTACCTGTTTCCGTCTCCTCCAACGGTTCGATGATTTCTGATAGTCGTCCTTGGGGAACCTACACGATTCTTGAAGAAGGACGCGGGTACAAAATCAAACGAATTGAAGTGAAACCCGGACATCGCCTGAGTTTACAGATGCATCACCACCGCAGCGAACACTGGATTGTTGTATCTGGAACCGCCAAAGTGACTTGTGGCGAAACCGTTAAAATTTTATCGAGCAATCAATCCTCCTACGTTCCTCAATGTACCTCGCACCGCTTAGAAAATCCTGGGGTTATTAATCTAGTTTTAATCGAAGTGCAAAACGGAGAATATTTGGGAGAAGACGACATCATTCGCTTCCAAGATGACTACGCAAGGAGTTAA
- a CDS encoding DUF2288 domain-containing protein encodes MTVELREELAQSLDEAEWDWLMPHAKRDVVIVVSPDLNLLDVGVAIANDNATLVQSWIGTQQVHKPSADELNTWNQNPSKRFNTLIVQPFVVVQEWTEKTTPS; translated from the coding sequence ATGACTGTCGAACTCCGAGAAGAACTCGCTCAATCCCTCGATGAGGCGGAATGGGATTGGTTAATGCCTCATGCCAAGCGAGATGTAGTGATTGTCGTTTCCCCAGACCTGAATTTACTCGATGTGGGAGTCGCGATCGCGAACGACAACGCAACCCTCGTTCAATCCTGGATTGGCACTCAACAAGTCCACAAACCCTCCGCAGACGAACTGAACACCTGGAATCAAAATCCCAGTAAGCGCTTTAATACATTGATCGTACAGCCCTTCGTCGTCGTTCAAGAATGGACAGAGAAAACAACCCCTTCTTAG
- a CDS encoding potassium channel family protein: METFEQKYQRLQKQLLAGLIGLAGVFLIGTLWYWQVEKWSLVQAAYMTTITLSTVGFSEVRSLDDRGRLFTIALIFMGILSLGYIANRFTEALIQGYFQEGIRYRQRRKAIESLEQHYILCGYGRMGHQIAMEFEAEGIPFVIVESQVEEVEEARVHGYVVMQGDATLDEYLLDAGIHRADCLVAALPSDAENLYTILSAKTLNPKIRAIARASTEEAIQKLKRAGADAVVSPYVTGGRRLAAAAIRPRVMDFVDGIITGTNRSFYLDEIFLDVAICPCVGKTLSEASLRVQSGALVLAIRRDDGRLIGGPMGETRLKHGDLLICMGTAEQLRKLNRILIPPHPFR; the protein is encoded by the coding sequence ATGGAAACCTTCGAGCAAAAATATCAACGCTTGCAAAAGCAATTACTGGCAGGACTCATCGGACTTGCCGGCGTTTTTTTGATTGGAACCCTGTGGTACTGGCAGGTAGAGAAATGGTCGTTGGTTCAAGCGGCGTACATGACCACGATTACCCTCTCAACCGTGGGATTTTCTGAGGTGCGTTCCTTGGACGATCGCGGACGCTTGTTTACAATTGCGCTAATTTTCATGGGAATTTTGAGCTTGGGGTATATCGCCAATCGATTTACAGAAGCGCTCATTCAGGGTTATTTTCAAGAAGGAATTCGATACAGACAACGGAGAAAAGCGATTGAAAGTTTAGAGCAACACTACATTCTTTGCGGTTACGGTCGGATGGGGCATCAAATTGCAATGGAATTTGAGGCGGAGGGGATTCCTTTTGTCATCGTAGAGTCTCAAGTGGAAGAGGTGGAAGAGGCACGAGTGCATGGTTATGTTGTGATGCAGGGGGATGCCACTTTGGATGAATATTTGCTAGATGCGGGAATTCATCGTGCGGATTGTTTAGTGGCAGCACTGCCCTCAGATGCAGAAAATCTCTATACAATTCTATCGGCAAAGACCCTCAATCCAAAAATTCGCGCGATCGCGCGGGCAAGTACAGAAGAAGCTATTCAAAAACTCAAACGCGCCGGTGCAGATGCCGTTGTATCTCCCTACGTCACCGGAGGACGGCGATTAGCGGCAGCAGCGATTCGACCCCGCGTCATGGATTTTGTCGATGGAATTATCACCGGAACCAATCGTTCCTTTTATCTCGATGAAATTTTCCTCGACGTTGCCATTTGCCCTTGCGTGGGGAAAACCTTAAGCGAAGCCAGCTTGCGCGTACAATCTGGGGCGCTAGTCCTTGCCATTCGGCGCGACGACGGCAGACTCATCGGCGGCCCAATGGGAGAAACTCGACTCAAACACGGCGATTTGCTCATTTGTATGGGAACCGCCGAACAATTGCGAAAACTGAATCGGATACTGATTCCACCTCATCCCTTCCGATAA
- a CDS encoding clostripain-related cysteine peptidase, with protein MNIKEIRNAVARFNGKIGKQIELFFFQNCNKGTMEIHHALREVANYTLASQVLLDAPNYYYESLFQFIGHSPNLNGIQLAQKIQEFERGDMYSSYTVTDNSKFSNLATVLNPLIDAILSANLQAVDVSEIPTYSYMGERYADISQLFWILTEQSGADVNKFNDFINFMQNLSVYLPNPDI; from the coding sequence ATGAATATTAAAGAGATTAGAAATGCAGTCGCACGCTTTAATGGGAAAATTGGTAAGCAGATTGAACTCTTTTTCTTCCAAAATTGCAATAAAGGAACCATGGAAATTCACCATGCACTACGAGAAGTTGCCAATTATACCCTTGCATCCCAAGTTCTTTTAGATGCGCCCAATTACTACTACGAATCCTTATTTCAATTTATTGGTCATTCACCCAATTTAAATGGCATTCAATTGGCACAAAAAATACAAGAGTTTGAACGGGGAGATATGTACTCTAGCTACACGGTTACAGATAATTCTAAGTTCTCAAATCTTGCAACTGTTCTCAATCCGCTCATTGATGCGATTCTATCTGCAAATTTGCAAGCTGTGGATGTCAGTGAAATTCCAACATATAGTTATATGGGCGAACGATATGCGGATATCAGTCAACTTTTTTGGATTTTAACGGAACAATCGGGAGCCGATGTTAATAAATTCAACGATTTTATCAATTTCATGCAAAATTTATCAGTTTATCTCCCAAATCCAGATATATAA
- a CDS encoding glycosyltransferase family 4 protein — translation MVKIVIDATPIRPKPSGIGVYVLNLIQGLYKLQDSENFQLGISYQPSLKNWISGDSSLPPQLEKYRPQHFIPLPVTLATLLANSSNPILSHCEKYFDSPDLINGTDHFVYPCKKSLKVMTIHDLTFLKYPEYASPIVKKTYKNRVQKCLQWTDSIITFTNSTRKDICKYFNFDSERIFVTPQASRYENFVLESQQIEILKKTVNYDFSQPYLLFVSTLEPRKNIINLIRAFNSLKKDRPIKHHLILIGQKGWDEKLIFTEIERSPYRDCIHHLDYLSDELVALFYSQAEVFVYPSFYEGFGLPVLEAMTLGAPVITSNTSSLPEVAGDAALLINPHNPIELADAIFRVIQDSHLRQMLIQKGKERAKSFSWEKTAKATLNAYRETLIRQ, via the coding sequence ATGGTCAAGATTGTTATTGATGCTACCCCCATACGCCCTAAACCCAGTGGAATTGGTGTTTACGTTCTAAATTTGATTCAAGGACTCTATAAGTTACAAGATAGCGAAAACTTTCAACTGGGAATTTCCTATCAACCCTCTTTAAAAAATTGGATTTCTGGCGATTCATCGCTTCCACCCCAACTCGAGAAATATCGCCCACAACACTTTATCCCTCTCCCCGTAACTCTCGCAACACTTCTCGCAAACTCCTCAAATCCCATTCTTTCTCATTGCGAAAAATATTTCGATTCTCCCGATCTTATAAACGGAACCGATCACTTTGTTTATCCCTGTAAAAAAAGTTTAAAGGTGATGACGATTCATGACTTAACTTTTCTCAAGTATCCAGAGTATGCAAGTCCTATTGTCAAAAAAACTTATAAGAATCGCGTTCAAAAATGCTTGCAATGGACGGACTCAATTATCACCTTTACTAACAGCACAAGAAAAGATATTTGTAAATACTTTAATTTCGATTCCGAACGAATTTTTGTAACGCCTCAAGCCAGCCGATATGAGAACTTTGTATTGGAATCGCAACAAATAGAAATCCTCAAAAAAACTGTCAACTATGACTTTTCTCAACCTTATTTACTCTTTGTTAGTACTCTCGAACCGAGGAAAAATATCATTAATTTGATTCGAGCATTTAACAGCTTAAAAAAAGATCGTCCTATAAAACATCATCTAATTTTAATTGGTCAAAAAGGCTGGGATGAAAAGCTTATTTTTACTGAAATTGAACGTTCTCCGTATCGCGACTGCATTCACCATTTAGATTATTTATCTGATGAATTAGTTGCCCTATTTTATTCCCAAGCAGAAGTTTTTGTTTATCCTTCTTTTTACGAAGGATTTGGATTACCCGTTCTTGAAGCAATGACTCTAGGCGCACCTGTCATCACCTCTAATACCTCTTCACTTCCAGAAGTTGCAGGAGATGCTGCACTCCTCATTAATCCTCACAATCCAATTGAATTAGCGGATGCAATTTTTAGGGTTATCCAAGATTCTCACCTGCGACAAATGCTTATTCAAAAAGGAAAAGAACGCGCGAAAAGTTTTTCTTGGGAAAAAACGGCAAAAGCAACCCTCAATGCTTACCGCGAAACATTAATAAGACAATAA
- the rpsG gene encoding 30S ribosomal protein S7, which translates to MSRRAVIKKRPVPPDPVYNSCLVSMTVRRIMHSGKKSLASRIVYDAMALVGERTGSDPLEVFEKAIRNLTPLVEVKARRVGGATYQVPMEVRSNRGTTLALRWLTHFARNRSGRTMAGKLANEIMDAANETGGAIRKREETHRMAEANKAFAHYRY; encoded by the coding sequence ATGTCTCGTCGTGCGGTTATCAAAAAACGTCCCGTCCCCCCCGATCCCGTCTACAATAGCTGCTTGGTTAGCATGACCGTTCGGCGGATTATGCATAGCGGGAAAAAATCCCTCGCCTCGCGCATCGTCTACGACGCAATGGCGCTTGTCGGAGAAAGAACGGGTAGCGATCCCCTCGAAGTTTTTGAAAAAGCCATTCGCAATCTTACCCCCCTCGTTGAAGTCAAAGCTCGGCGCGTGGGCGGAGCAACCTACCAAGTCCCAATGGAAGTCCGCAGCAATCGCGGTACGACCCTTGCTCTGCGATGGCTCACTCACTTTGCCCGCAATCGTTCGGGACGCACAATGGCAGGGAAACTTGCCAACGAAATAATGGATGCAGCCAACGAAACCGGAGGCGCAATTCGCAAGCGAGAAGAAACCCATCGTATGGCTGAAGCAAACAAAGCGTTTGCTCACTATCGCTACTAA
- a CDS encoding HesB/IscA family protein encodes MIELTQAAASEILRLQAIRQNNNNHLRLVVKTGGCSGLYYDLEFPPEIGSRDRHYECLGISILVDEQSEPYLQGLKLDYSEDLMGGGFRFHNPNAQASCDCGHSFTPHPTAEDAS; translated from the coding sequence ATGATCGAACTGACTCAAGCGGCTGCAAGCGAGATTTTGCGCCTGCAAGCCATCCGCCAAAACAACAACAACCACCTGCGTTTAGTCGTTAAAACAGGTGGTTGTTCGGGTTTATATTACGATCTAGAATTTCCTCCAGAAATTGGATCGCGCGATCGGCACTACGAATGCCTTGGCATCTCCATTCTTGTAGACGAACAGAGCGAACCCTATCTCCAGGGACTCAAACTAGACTACTCCGAAGATCTGATGGGCGGTGGATTCCGTTTTCACAACCCCAACGCTCAAGCAAGCTGCGACTGCGGTCATTCTTTTACACCGCACCCAACAGCAGAAGACGCATCCTAG
- the rpsL gene encoding 30S ribosomal protein S12 translates to MPTIQQLIRTERSKAKKKTKSPALKECPQRRGVCTRVYTTTPKKPNSALRKVARVRLTSGFEVTAYIPGIGHNLQEHSVVLIRGGRVKDLPGVRYHIIRGTLDATGVKDRRQGRSKYGTKRPKE, encoded by the coding sequence ATGCCCACTATCCAGCAACTCATTCGGACAGAACGTTCCAAAGCCAAAAAGAAAACTAAATCCCCCGCACTCAAAGAATGCCCTCAACGTCGGGGCGTTTGTACAAGAGTCTATACAACCACTCCCAAAAAACCCAACTCAGCCCTACGGAAAGTCGCGCGGGTTCGCCTAACATCAGGCTTTGAAGTCACCGCCTATATCCCTGGAATCGGTCACAACCTTCAAGAACACTCCGTTGTCTTAATTCGCGGCGGTCGGGTTAAAGACTTACCCGGAGTTCGATATCATATTATTCGCGGAACGCTAGACGCAACAGGAGTCAAAGACCGCCGCCAAGGTCGCTCCAAATACGGAACAAAACGACCCAAAGAATAA